The proteins below are encoded in one region of Styela clava chromosome 4, kaStyClav1.hap1.2, whole genome shotgun sequence:
- the LOC120326996 gene encoding protein ARV1-like, with amino-acid sequence MFTCIECGEQCKDLYSTFPNTGILKIEHCTKCKQVVDKYIEFDITLVFLDLILLRLAAIRHILCNRDTGNEHWKLAFLCLFCDGYMKWISKNAPSATIDDRNSTNSEDVVFHAATQLQLYVMTTVSGLELSLFIFIVLFLCYVIQKLLVILMPKLPSVLLFSTSKQIVFNAKKICQALLFANCGKLLLLPAIVWGQSSKHLYYIIAHVICSSTVSLSIVTNFSYAVTATISVCSFVSILYLQPWTNSMFESNVLF; translated from the coding sequence ATGTTCACATGTATTGAATGCGGTGAACAATGCAAAGATTTGTATTCCACATTCCCTAATACTGGGATCCTTAAGATAGAACATTGTACAAAGTGCAAGCAAGTTGTTgacaaatatattgaatttgacATCACTCTCGTATTCTTGGATTTAATTCTTCTGCGACTTGCAGCCATTCGTCACATATTGTGTAATCGAGACACTGGTAATGAACACTGGAAATTGGCTTTTTTGTGCTTGTTTTGTGATGGCTATATGAAGTGGATATCAAAAAATGCACCCAGCGCAACCATTGATGATAGAAACAGTACAAATTCTGAAGATGTTGTATTCCATGCAGCAACTCAACTACAACTTTACGTCATGACTACTGTATCAGGACTTGAACTAAgcttatttatattcattgtgTTATTCTTATGTTATGTTATTCAAAAACTTCTTGTTATTTTGATGCCAAAATTAccatcagttttacttttttcaaCATCTAAACAAATTGTATTCAATGCTAAGAAGATATGTCAAGCACTACTTTTTGCTAATTGTGGTAAATTATTGTTACTCCCTGCAATTGTTTGGGGTCAGAGTTCGAAGCATCTTTACTATATTATTGCACATGTTATATGTTCCAGTACAGTTTCACTGAGTATAGTTACAAACTTTTCATATGCAGTAACAGCAACAATATCTGTGTGTAGTTTCGTTTCGATTTTGTACTTACAACCATGGACAAATTCAATGTTTGAAAGCAATGTTCTGTTTTGA